The following are from one region of the Paenibacillus sabinae T27 genome:
- a CDS encoding FtsK/SpoIIIE domain-containing protein — protein MKKRGSLRVSRMGINRQTGLALTERLLKLTSELERISEERRLAYEWLRREIPGEHLRLEDYDLLKSRQEAVQEVFTRDWNRKLAELDEWCRRVRRRQPRLIDLQEEHLNNGDKLPDALAFGRMKLSCEGWSGHVPRLLPFPFKRGIRMSNDRKEQSWLHQLLLRLMTALPANALRIVAYDPLHLGSALRPFLPLLDLQKPFADRRIWTRSEEIEEVLRRELDDIEQLLQRRFGGSAVDWQSYNKLHPDHAIPYKVLVVLHVPEQLTEKSLWYLGRILEFGPACGVLPILSMEEGSLEDRRYDALRGQVERLTQGIEQLLESNPVFRSFRHLAVTEEQEQWPDRLLDLLGRLAERYRSSNAFIRKIRDQWGEAACWTASSRDGISACIGWTPDGREVEFTLGRVDSEHHALLAGRSGSGKSNLLHVLIHSLCHRYAPDELQVYMLDYKQGTEFAVYANPPLPQAVLVATESDPEYGTTVLAHIEQELQRRASAFKRHAVRDCAEYRKNTGLPLPRVLLIIDEFQLLFSENKDVAEAAEKSLNMLLRQGRAYGIHVLLATQTLKGIQSMSMAQLISQIGCRMALACSEEDSAMILGSNNWAAAELKSPPEGILNDANGAGSANRRFLIPYAEPDLIRSHLDELHERSEQRGFASSAKIFNGAHLPPIPDSRSYAAQLAGAGEPALVLGEKLDFSGNPLRLAFDRQQPGHLLIAGHDPVIRQGLLLSVIRSLSLSEHVRRIAYYDAANKGASALREAAVESAGSRIRLFGYEWDGDFSFLDHTEDGKADVLIIDGLENAKPFHSAVPSFGKPKDPASPADSLRRTLESGHSPIVIAVVDNWRKANAACKDLLPQFELKIGYRLSEDDAGALVQGGGFAKLKGLDNGNKAVFIDKLKNRQDWFRPYCDIHTEKDEPW, from the coding sequence TTGAAGAAGCGCGGTTCATTGCGGGTGAGCCGTATGGGGATTAACCGCCAAACCGGCCTTGCCCTCACGGAACGTCTGTTGAAGCTGACGTCAGAGCTCGAGCGAATCTCCGAGGAGCGGCGCCTTGCTTACGAATGGCTCCGGCGGGAAATTCCCGGCGAGCATCTCCGGCTGGAGGACTACGATCTTCTGAAGTCGCGTCAGGAGGCGGTACAGGAAGTCTTCACCCGGGACTGGAACCGGAAGCTCGCGGAACTGGACGAATGGTGCCGCAGGGTGCGCCGGAGACAGCCGCGCTTGATTGACCTTCAAGAAGAACATCTGAATAACGGCGATAAGCTTCCGGATGCGCTTGCCTTCGGCCGTATGAAGCTGAGTTGTGAAGGATGGAGCGGTCATGTTCCGCGGCTCCTCCCCTTCCCGTTCAAGCGGGGAATCCGGATGTCCAACGATCGGAAGGAACAAAGCTGGCTGCATCAGCTGCTGCTGCGGCTCATGACCGCCTTGCCGGCGAATGCTCTGCGGATCGTGGCATACGATCCCCTGCACCTCGGGTCCGCGCTGCGGCCGTTTCTTCCGCTGCTCGATCTGCAGAAGCCGTTCGCCGACCGGCGAATATGGACGCGCTCGGAAGAGATCGAGGAGGTGCTCCGGCGGGAACTGGACGACATCGAGCAACTGCTTCAGCGAAGGTTCGGCGGAAGCGCGGTCGACTGGCAGTCGTACAATAAGCTTCACCCTGACCATGCGATTCCATACAAAGTCCTCGTCGTCCTTCATGTGCCGGAGCAGTTGACGGAGAAGAGCCTATGGTACTTGGGACGAATCTTGGAATTCGGTCCGGCATGCGGCGTGCTTCCCATCTTGTCGATGGAGGAGGGCAGTTTGGAGGACCGCCGATATGACGCGCTGCGCGGACAAGTCGAACGATTGACGCAAGGCATCGAGCAGCTGCTCGAATCGAATCCGGTCTTCCGATCCTTCCGTCACTTGGCGGTAACCGAGGAGCAGGAACAATGGCCCGACCGACTGCTGGACTTGCTCGGCCGGCTTGCGGAACGATATCGAAGCTCGAACGCGTTCATCCGGAAGATCCGGGACCAGTGGGGGGAGGCGGCCTGCTGGACGGCCTCGTCGAGGGACGGTATAAGCGCCTGTATCGGCTGGACGCCCGACGGAAGGGAAGTCGAATTTACGCTCGGGCGCGTGGACAGCGAGCATCATGCGCTGCTGGCCGGCCGCTCCGGATCGGGCAAGTCGAACCTGCTTCACGTTCTGATCCATAGCCTCTGTCACCGCTACGCGCCGGACGAGCTGCAAGTCTACATGCTGGACTACAAGCAGGGAACCGAATTCGCTGTCTATGCGAATCCACCGCTGCCGCAAGCCGTGCTGGTGGCGACCGAGAGCGATCCGGAGTACGGCACGACCGTGCTCGCGCATATCGAGCAGGAGCTGCAGCGCCGCGCGTCCGCATTCAAGCGGCATGCCGTGCGCGACTGCGCCGAATACCGGAAGAACACGGGCTTGCCGCTGCCGAGAGTGCTGCTCATCATCGACGAGTTCCAGCTGCTGTTCTCGGAGAATAAGGATGTCGCGGAGGCCGCGGAGAAGAGCCTGAACATGCTGCTGAGGCAAGGCAGGGCGTACGGCATTCATGTCTTGCTCGCGACCCAGACGCTGAAGGGCATTCAATCGATGTCGATGGCGCAGCTGATCAGCCAGATCGGCTGCCGAATGGCGCTGGCCTGCAGCGAAGAAGATTCGGCCATGATTCTCGGCTCGAACAACTGGGCAGCGGCCGAACTGAAGAGCCCGCCCGAGGGCATTCTGAACGACGCCAACGGGGCCGGGTCGGCGAATCGGCGGTTCTTAATTCCGTATGCGGAACCGGACCTCATCCGGTCGCATCTGGACGAGCTGCACGAACGGTCTGAACAGAGGGGGTTCGCTTCCTCCGCCAAGATCTTCAACGGGGCGCATCTGCCGCCGATTCCGGATTCCCGCAGCTATGCGGCGCAGCTTGCCGGTGCCGGGGAGCCGGCGCTTGTCCTGGGCGAGAAGCTGGATTTCAGCGGGAACCCGCTCCGCCTAGCCTTCGACCGGCAGCAGCCCGGTCATCTGCTCATTGCCGGGCACGATCCCGTTATTCGGCAGGGGTTACTGCTGTCCGTTATTCGGAGCTTAAGCCTGAGCGAGCACGTCAGGCGAATCGCGTATTACGACGCCGCGAACAAGGGCGCTTCTGCGCTGCGTGAGGCGGCAGTCGAATCGGCGGGCAGTCGAATTCGGCTGTTCGGATACGAATGGGACGGCGATTTCTCGTTCCTCGATCATACGGAAGACGGCAAAGCCGACGTGTTGATCATTGACGGTCTGGAGAACGCGAAGCCGTTCCATAGCGCCGTGCCGTCCTTCGGCAAGCCTAAGGATCCGGCTTCGCCGGCGGACAGCCTTCGCAGGACGCTTGAATCCGGACATTCGCCGATTGTCATTGCGGTGGTGGACAATTGGCGCAAAGCGAACGCCGCTTGCAAGGATTTGCTCCCCCAGTTCGAGCTCAAGATCGGTTATCGCCTCTCGGAGGATGATGCCGGCGCGCTTGTCCAGGGCGGCGGGTTCGCTAAGCTGAAAGGGCTCGACAACGGGAATAAAGCCGTCTTCATCGACAAGCTGAAGAACCGGCAGGATTGGTTCCGCCCTTATTGCGACATTCACACGGAGAAGGATGAACCATGGTGA
- a CDS encoding vWA domain-containing protein: MVNNDNVTLFVVLDTSGSMSEMGKLATAANMLAYVRACVRMRQGLFPFDRLTLLLWNDETRVMALDPDEAPPVLTGVGSNSLTGLTEMLQRIVPDEAGKSRLLLLSDGNFSADELRGFKNWLIKRKRYDVRAVAVGMDADTAALKALTPGGRVYAAAEIGNALKRWPLQEEAAKPPRRLSDLSRIAPSERVSEWA; this comes from the coding sequence ATGGTGAACAACGATAATGTGACGCTCTTCGTCGTTCTGGATACGTCGGGTAGTATGAGCGAGATGGGCAAGCTTGCGACGGCGGCGAATATGCTCGCCTATGTGCGGGCATGCGTCCGCATGCGGCAGGGACTGTTTCCCTTCGATCGGTTGACCTTGCTCCTCTGGAACGACGAAACGCGGGTGATGGCGCTCGATCCCGATGAAGCCCCCCCGGTTCTCACGGGCGTAGGAAGCAACAGTCTTACCGGTCTGACGGAGATGCTGCAGCGAATCGTGCCGGATGAAGCCGGGAAGAGCCGGCTGCTGCTCCTCTCGGACGGTAACTTCTCGGCCGACGAGCTTCGCGGGTTCAAGAACTGGTTGATCAAGCGGAAGCGATACGACGTCAGGGCGGTGGCGGTCGGCATGGATGCCGATACGGCCGCGCTTAAGGCGTTGACGCCCGGCGGCCGCGTGTATGCCGCAGCCGAGATCGGCAATGCCCTGAAGCGATGGCCCTTGCAGGAAGAAGCCGCTAAGCCGCCGCGAAGATTAAGCGACTTGTCCCGGATTGCGCCGTCGGAGAGGGTTAGCGAATGGGCGTAA
- a CDS encoding PP2C family serine/threonine-protein phosphatase yields MGVTFDRWGIWGASMIGPLHIKRKLPNQDAWFARQYKWGDVVAVSDGLGSRPRSDIGSTAAVQAVVDAARICGGYPEERVTEFLQLIHAIWLMRIAPYKAGDCGATCLFVIRAGGRSLMAQLGDGLIVAHGERTEPRLLFDDKEDAFVNMTAALNRDFDGAAWRTLVSDARLYDAFLLCTDGISEDLVPEKRVEFAKELYAAYRGIPAPERRRDIRRWLKEWPVPRHTDDKTIACLYREQVDEHGIQAMDR; encoded by the coding sequence ATGGGCGTAACCTTCGACCGGTGGGGGATCTGGGGAGCCAGCATGATCGGACCGCTGCATATAAAGCGCAAGCTGCCGAACCAGGACGCATGGTTTGCCCGCCAGTACAAGTGGGGGGACGTCGTGGCGGTGTCCGACGGACTCGGGAGCCGTCCCCGTTCCGACATCGGTTCGACCGCCGCCGTGCAGGCGGTCGTCGATGCGGCGCGGATCTGCGGCGGCTATCCCGAGGAGCGCGTGACGGAATTTCTCCAATTAATCCACGCCATATGGCTCATGCGCATTGCACCCTATAAGGCGGGCGACTGCGGGGCGACCTGTCTGTTCGTCATTCGTGCTGGCGGCCGAAGTTTGATGGCGCAGCTGGGTGACGGACTGATCGTCGCGCACGGGGAGAGGACCGAGCCGCGGCTCCTATTCGACGACAAGGAAGATGCCTTCGTCAATATGACGGCCGCCCTGAACCGGGACTTCGACGGGGCGGCGTGGAGAACGCTCGTCTCGGACGCCCGTCTGTACGACGCGTTCCTCCTCTGTACGGACGGCATATCCGAGGATTTGGTTCCGGAGAAGCGGGTTGAATTTGCCAAGGAGTTGTACGCGGCATACCGCGGGATACCGGCCCCCGAGCGAAGACGGGATATTCGCAGATGGCTGAAGGAATGGCCCGTTCCCCGGCATACGGACGACAAAACGATTGCATGTCTTTACAGAGAGCAGGTAGACGAGCATGGAATCCAGGCAATGGATCGATGA
- a CDS encoding protein kinase domain-containing protein yields MESRQWIDEHNHIHINDERLGAGGQGVVYRTLDPNIALKLVTDQNGNPVTNRDACERYRKKFKQVQLLPLPQGIRVALPSALLKGYAGYVMTLLTEMVPFSHFWLGEKAARRIRAEDIPAWLDEMPEEQAKHLMHYANTGGLKRRLTALARCADVLSRLHVAGLVYGDISPNNVFLSSDPSSSEVWLIDADNLRYDPDPRGSSVYTPGYGAPEVMQERDRTRFRSDCHAFAVLAFRMLTFNHPFLGDYVKGGDWADDEGDPSGTREERAYAGLIPWIYEADDDSNRTEDGLPAELVLTEPLVALFDETFGAGRTQFWRRPSIFHWPEALAAAADETIECSACRMSWYMDKHGSRCPYCDTAAPPHLAVRVYSWDGGAIDEGSPEWTYFSRLPSVDDQLALPERLFKPFDGEHGFRTAVTLTMDERSIVLKAEDPGSLELYVAFPNERGEQFQRIHSSVQLPADVRRTGFWLASGGVEPRVISFGITMEEDAWS; encoded by the coding sequence ATGGAATCCAGGCAATGGATCGATGAACATAACCATATTCATATCAACGACGAACGACTGGGCGCCGGGGGGCAAGGTGTTGTCTACCGGACGCTCGACCCGAATATCGCCCTGAAGCTGGTGACGGACCAGAACGGCAATCCCGTCACGAATCGGGATGCGTGCGAGCGATACCGCAAGAAGTTCAAGCAGGTACAGCTATTGCCTCTGCCGCAGGGAATCCGGGTCGCGCTGCCTTCCGCCCTGCTGAAGGGTTATGCGGGCTACGTCATGACGCTGCTTACGGAAATGGTACCATTCAGCCATTTCTGGCTCGGCGAGAAGGCGGCTCGGCGCATCCGGGCGGAGGATATTCCGGCATGGCTCGACGAGATGCCCGAAGAGCAGGCGAAACACTTGATGCATTACGCGAATACGGGCGGGTTAAAGCGCAGATTGACGGCGCTTGCCCGGTGTGCCGACGTACTGTCCCGCCTGCATGTGGCCGGGCTCGTCTACGGCGACATATCGCCGAACAACGTCTTCCTGTCGAGCGACCCGTCTTCTTCCGAGGTCTGGCTGATCGACGCCGACAATCTGCGTTACGACCCCGATCCGCGGGGATCGAGCGTCTATACGCCCGGATACGGCGCGCCGGAAGTCATGCAGGAACGGGACCGAACCCGGTTCCGGAGCGACTGTCACGCCTTCGCCGTTCTGGCGTTCCGTATGCTGACGTTTAACCATCCGTTCCTCGGCGATTACGTCAAAGGCGGAGACTGGGCCGACGACGAGGGCGACCCGAGCGGAACGCGCGAGGAACGCGCCTATGCCGGGCTCATTCCGTGGATCTATGAAGCCGATGACGACTCCAACCGCACGGAAGACGGGCTGCCCGCCGAGTTGGTATTGACCGAGCCGCTTGTCGCGCTGTTTGACGAGACATTCGGAGCCGGACGCACGCAATTCTGGCGGCGGCCGTCTATCTTCCATTGGCCGGAGGCGCTTGCGGCAGCGGCCGATGAGACGATCGAATGTTCCGCTTGCCGGATGTCTTGGTACATGGACAAGCACGGAAGCCGATGTCCTTATTGTGATACGGCGGCCCCGCCTCATCTGGCCGTCCGGGTCTATTCGTGGGACGGCGGCGCGATCGACGAAGGCAGTCCGGAATGGACGTACTTCAGCCGCTTGCCGTCCGTCGATGATCAGCTTGCGCTGCCGGAACGGCTGTTCAAGCCTTTCGACGGGGAGCACGGTTTCCGGACGGCCGTCACGTTGACGATGGACGAGAGGTCCATCGTGCTTAAAGCAGAAGACCCCGGTTCGCTGGAACTGTATGTCGCCTTCCCGAATGAACGAGGCGAGCAGTTCCAACGCATCCATTCATCCGTACAATTGCCGGCCGACGTCCGGCGGACCGGCTTCTGGCTGGCGTCCGGCGGCGTAGAACCCCGCGTGATCAGCTTCGGGATAACGATGGAGGAAGACGCATGGAGCTAA